The genomic DNA ATTAATCGTGGCGCCTTTGGGAATTGAATCCAGGTTAAAATAAAACGTTGATTGGTACTTTTTTTCCTGACCGACGTAATTGCCAACGTAAACCGGACCATTCACCAAATCCGGACCCGAGGCCGGGCGAAAGATCAACGTGTCGCTGGAAGCGGCTTGCGTGATCACATTTTTGTTTTTAAAGTTTAATTGCAATCGTGGCTTGCTGATTTCCATGCCGACGCCCAATGGCAGCACATCAATGAGCAAGCCGTAGTTGGATTGCGGCTGGCGTCGCCACGCATTCACCAAGCTTGTGTCAATCGTGAACGAGTATGCCGTTGCCCCGCGCGATCCCAGGCTCGTCGCAATTGGTTGCGGATCGAATTTATCCGGGGTAAAATTGTCCCACGATACCGTTTTTTCATCCCACGCGGCAGTCACTTTGTAAGCCTGCAGCAAAATATAAGTGGAATTGATGTCATTGGCATTGCGGGTGACGTTCACGAACAATTTCGCCGTCGAGTCGATCGGTGTACTGAGTGAGGCGAGCGTGTCGAATTTTATCAAAACCCGGCTTTGAATTTCATCGAGATTCGCCACCAGAAGATAATTCGCTGCGATGGGAATCGCCTTCGCGGCAACGCTGTCCAGAGCGGCTGCCGCCGGCCCCAATTGCTGCGCCGCGAGGCCGCGCTGTCCGGGAATGACGAGAGCAGAGTTGATGTCCAGGGGGGAATCATTGCTGCAACCGGCCAGCAACAACATTAAAAAAACATGAATACCCGCAAGTTTCGTTTTGCATTGCAGCTTCATAAAAGTAGCTCAGAATATGAAATTTTTCCTATCGAATTCTCGCAACGGCGCATGACGCTCCACCACCACGCGGCCTTTTTTGATGACGGCATGAACCAGGTTGATGCCAAAGTGATACGGAATCTCATTCACCGAGTCGGCATCCCAGAGCACGGCGTCGGCTTGTTTGCCAACTTCAAGCGAGCCGATTTGGTTCCCGAGCGCGAGCGCGCGCGCCGCGTGCAGCGTTGCAGCGATCAGGGTTTGCGCCGGCGTCATTTGCAGATGCAAGCATGCCAGCGTCATGATCATCGGCAAGCTTTCCGTCATGCAAGAGCCGGGATTGAAGTCCGTGGAAATCGCCACGGGCAAACCGGCGGCGATCATGGCGCGCGCATCGGCGTATTTTTTTGCGCGGATAAAAAAGTCCGCGCCCGGCAGCAACACCGGCACGATGCCGGCTTCACGAAAAGGCGCATAAAGCGCGGGCGGCATGTACTCCAAATGATCAGCAGACACCGCTTGCGCCGCGATCGCGACCTGCGCTCCGCCGCTTTCGGATAATTGATCCGCATGAATCTTTGCACGCAAACCGAAGCGCGCGGCTGTCTGCAAAACTTGCAGGGCTTCGGTTTTGCCGAACACATGCTCTTCACAAAACACGTCGGCGAAACGCGCTAAATTCTGCGCGGCGACCGCCGGAATCATCTCGTGCAAAATCAAATTCAGATACTGCTCGCGCTGGCTGCGGTATTCATCCGGAACTTCATGCGCGCCCAAAAAAGTCGGGACAATTTCAACCGGATGCTCGCGCGCCGCCTCCTGCAAAACTCTCAGCGACAGCAATTCATGTTCTAGGCTCAAGCCGTAGCCGCTTTTGGCTTCAATCGTCGTCGTGCCATATTTCAAAAAAACATCCAGGCGTTGCAGCACACGTTGGCGCAAATCGTCTTCCGCTGCCGCGCGCAAATCACGCACGCTGTAACGAATGCCACCGCCGCCCGCCGCGATTTCCTGATAGGTTGTGCCTTGGGTGCGCTGCACGAACTCGTGCGCACGATGATTAAAAAAAACCGGATGTGTGTGGCAATCGACTAAACCCGGCGTGAGCACGCGGCCGCCGGCGTCAATCTCGTCACACGCGGGCAATTCTTCAAGCACACGATCCTGCTCGCCAACGCGGACGATGCAATCGTCTTCGCAATAAAGTGCGGCAGGATATAATTCACGAAATTCCCAAGCCGGCGCGCCGGCGTCATTCGAAATCGGGGTCGCGAGGCGCGCATTGTGAATCAACAACGCACTCATGACGGCATCATCGGGATTTTTATATCGCGCGTGCGCGCGACCTGTTGTGCGATGTCATAGCCCGCGTCGACATGCCGGGCCACACCGATTCCCGGATCATTGGTGAGCACACGTTCGAGCCGGCGGGCGGCTTCCGGCGTGCCATCCGCCACAATCACCTGTCCGGCATGCAGCGAGTAGCCAATGCCGACGCCGCCGCCGTGATGCACGGAAACCCAGGAGGCGCCGGAGGCGGTATTCAACAAAGCATTCAGTATCGGCCAATCTGCAATGGCATCGGAGCCATCTAACATGGCCTCGGTCTCGCGATTCGGCGAAGCGACCGAGCCGCAATCAAGATGATCGCGGCCAATCACAATCGGGGCTTTGATTTTGCCCGACGCAACCAGCGCATTGAGCGCAAGCCCGAATTGCGCGCGTTCGCCGTAGCCGAGCCAGCAAATGCGCGCCGGCAAGCCTTGAAACGCGACGCGTTCACGCGCCATTTCAATCCAGCGGCGCAGCGCCTGGTTGTGCGGAAATAACTGCAAAACCAAATCGTCCGTTACTGCAATATCGTGCGGATCACCCGAAAGCGCGGCCCAGCGAAACGGCCCCTTGCCTTCACAAAACAAAGGGCGAACATATGCCGGCACAAAACCCGGGAAGTCAAATGCGTTCGTGACGCCGGCTTTTTGCGCCTGCGCCCGCAAGTTGTTGCCGTAATCGAACGTCACGGCGCCGCGTCTCTGCAAATCCAGCATCGCCCGCACATGCGTTGCCATCGCCTCGTAAGCGTGTTTGATATATTCCGCCGGGTTACGCTGACGTAACGCCAGCGCCTCGGCGTAAGGCATGCCGTTCGGCACATAGCCGTTCAATTCATCGTGCGCAGAGGTTTGATCTGTCAAAATATCGGGGACGATATTCCGGCGCACCAACTCGGGTAAAATATCTGCGCAATTTCCAACGAGTCCTACCGACAGCGCTTTTTTGTTCTGCTTCGCTTCGTTCAACATCTGCAGCGCTGCCTCCAAATTATCTGCCAGCCGATCGCAATAGCGATGTTGAATCCGCCGTTCGATGCGCTGGCGATCCACTTCCACCACCAGGCAGGCCGCGCCATTCATGGTTGCCGCCAACGGTTGCGCCCCGCCCATTCCGCCCATGCCGCCGGTCACCACCAGCCGTCCGGCGAGTGAGCCGCCAAAATGTTGCGCTGCGGCGGCTGCAAATGTCTCGTACGTGCCTTGCAAAATTCCCTGCGTGCCGATATAAATCCAACTGCCGGCCGTCATCTGACCGTACATAATCAACCCGCGATCTTCCAACTCGCGAAAATAAGCGGCATTCGCCCAGGCCGGCACCAAAAGCGAATTGGCAATCAACACGCGCGGCGCATCGCTGTGTGTTTTGAAAATCCCAACCGGCTTTCCGGATTGCACCAGCAGCGTTTCATCATTCTCAAGCTGGCGCAAGCTGCGCACGATCGCATCGAAGCAGTCCCAGTTGCGCGCGGCTTTGCCGCGGCCGCCGTACACCACCAACGCCTCCGGCATCTCCGCCACTTCGGGATCGAGATTGTTCATCAGCATGCGCAACGCCGCTTCCTGCACCCAGCCTTTGCAGCTCAGGGCGGTGCCGCGCGGCGCTTTCATCTCACGGCTTGTCGGTGATGGCATGTCTGTTGTTTTCCGTTCGCCAATTCATGAAAACGAAAAAGCCAGGTATGATCTACCCTTTCGATTCGAGGTAGGATCAGCCTGGCGATTGCAGGTTTTTATGCAAGCATCATGAAAAAATTTCAACTAAATCATTCTTCTTTTTCGGATTTTTCCATTTTAGCTTCGCGCTCAGCTTCGGATTTGATCTCTTCCTGTTTGCGTTTCTTGCGCTCCGCGCGCTTTTCCGCCGCTGCTTGCTGCTTTTCAAGCTGCACGCCTTCATAGCCGACCAACTCGAGAATGGAAATCTCGGCGCCATCGCCCTGCCGGCGGCCGATTTTCAGCACGCGCGTATAGCCGCCGTTGCGCGTGGCATACTTCGGAGCGATATCATCGAACAGGCTTTTCACAATGTCCCGGCGGCGCAAATGGCTGAATACCAAACGGCGGGCTGCCACCGTGTTTTTCTTCGCATGTGTGATCATGCGATCGACGACGCGGCGCGCTTCTTTCGCCTTGACGGTGGTGGTGCGAACGTGTTTATGCTCGATTACGGATGAGACCAGGTTCGAAAGCATCGCTTTGCGATGGCTGGAAGTGCGTCCGAGCTTTTTTGTGTCTTTGCGATGTCGCATATGCTTCCTTGAGTTCTATTCGTTATCAGCGCGCAGATACTTGTCGACGTCCATGCCGAACTGCAGGCCCTTTTCTTCAAGAATCTGCGTCAGCTCTTGCAGGGATTTGCGGCCGAAATTCCGGAACTTTAACATTTCTTGTTCGTCGCGGCGCACGAGATCGCCGATGGTTTTGATATTCGCCGCCATCAAGCAATTGTAAGAACGTACTGACAATTCCAACTCATCAACCGGCATCTTCAACAATTTGCGAATCTTCAAGGACTCTTCGTCGACTTCCGAAGGCTCCTCATCTTCCGGCTCAATATCAAAATTGATGAACAGATTGATATGATCACGCAGGATCTTGCCGGCATAGGTCAGGCTGTCATCGGGCGTGATACTGCCGTCGGTGGTAATTTCGAGAATCAATTTTTCATAATCGATGCGCTGCTGCACGCGCGTGTTTTCCACGCGGAAGCTCACATTTTTGATCGGCGTGTAAATTGCGTCAATCGGAATGGCGCCGATCGGTTGATCCGGCAGCTTGTTTTCCTCCGCCGGAATGTAGCCGTGCCCGCGACCGATACGCAATTCGACTTTGAAGTTTGCGCCTTTGTTCAGCGTGGCGATATGATGATCGGGATTCAGAATCTCGAAATCCGTCGTGCCATTTTGAATATCGCCGGCGGTGAATTCTTTCGGGCCACTCAACTCCAACGTGACTTTATCCGGCTTCTTGTTGATCAATTTGAAGCGCACTTCCTTGAGATTCAAAATGATCTGTGTTACGTCTTCTACGACGCCAGGAATCGACGAGAACTCGTGCAAAACGCCATCGATCTTGACCATCGTGATGGCAGCTCCCGGCAGTGAAGACAGGAGCACGCGGCGCAGGGCATTTCCGATTGTCGTTCCAAAGCCGCGTTCCAAGGGTTGTATGATAAATCTGCCAAATGTGCTCGAGTAGCTCGCTTCTTCAAGCTCCACGCCTTCCGGCATTTGTAAATACGGCCAATTCATCTTAACAGGTCTCCGCTTTTATGTGAACTCTCGATTATCCTGAAGGATCGAAAGCATGCAAGGTTATTTCTGAAACATGGTCGTAAAACGATATGCTTCACGAGAGGCAGCCATCCAGGCCATCATACCCATCCGAAAGTTCACCTTACTTCGAATACAATTCAACAATCAACGCTTCATTCACTTCGGTCGGAATATCCGCACGACCGGGAATTTCAAGAACAGTTCCCGTCATATTGGCTTTGTTCAAATCCAGCCAGGGCAGGGCCTTGCCTTCGCGCATCCGCCGCATCGAGGCGTGAATGATCTCAAGTTTGCGGCTTTTCTCGCGCACTTTGATCACGTCGCCGCTTTTGACGAGATAAGAGGGAATATCGACCAAGCGATCGTTCACCATAAAATGGCGATGGCGCACAAGCTGGCGCGCCGCATTGCGTGAGGGCGCAAAGCCGAGGCGATAGACGATGTTGTCCAGCCGCCTTTCCAGCAAGCGCAACAAATTCTCGCCCGTAACACCCTTGACGCGCAACGCCTTTTTGTAGGTATTGTGGAATTGCTTTTCCAGAAGCCCGTAGATGCGGCGCATTTTCTGCTTCTCCCGCAATTGCACGCCGTATTCTGAAACTTTGAAGCGGCGGTTCTTGCCGTGCTGGCCGGGCGGAAAATTTCTTTTCTCGATCGGGCATTTGGGTGAGGTACATTTCGCGCCTTTTAGAAAAAGC from Cytophagia bacterium CHB2 includes the following:
- a CDS encoding DNRLRE domain-containing protein, whose product is MKLQCKTKLAGIHVFLMLLLAGCSNDSPLDINSALVIPGQRGLAAQQLGPAAAALDSVAAKAIPIAANYLLVANLDEIQSRVLIKFDTLASLSTPIDSTAKLFVNVTRNANDINSTYILLQAYKVTAAWDEKTVSWDNFTPDKFDPQPIATSLGSRGATAYSFTIDTSLVNAWRRQPQSNYGLLIDVLPLGVGMEISKPRLQLNFKNKNVITQAASSDTLIFRPASGPDLVNGPVYVGNYVGQEKKYQSTFYFNLDSIPKGATINRAIFKAQIDTLSSALQRSPVTLEFFLLKEPQLNPVSARADSAAPYVFSLASKTTSQLEYTVTDMLQYAVNNEGWHGFVLQSPGTLLDRSYVTFYSRETDLTRAPQLLVYYSLPPQGR
- a CDS encoding imidazolonepropionase, which codes for MSALLIHNARLATPISNDAGAPAWEFRELYPAALYCEDDCIVRVGEQDRVLEELPACDEIDAGGRVLTPGLVDCHTHPVFFNHRAHEFVQRTQGTTYQEIAAGGGGIRYSVRDLRAAAEDDLRQRVLQRLDVFLKYGTTTIEAKSGYGLSLEHELLSLRVLQEAAREHPVEIVPTFLGAHEVPDEYRSQREQYLNLILHEMIPAVAAQNLARFADVFCEEHVFGKTEALQVLQTAARFGLRAKIHADQLSESGGAQVAIAAQAVSADHLEYMPPALYAPFREAGIVPVLLPGADFFIRAKKYADARAMIAAGLPVAISTDFNPGSCMTESLPMIMTLACLHLQMTPAQTLIAATLHAARALALGNQIGSLEVGKQADAVLWDADSVNEIPYHFGINLVHAVIKKGRVVVERHAPLREFDRKNFIF
- the hutU gene encoding urocanate hydratase: MPSPTSREMKAPRGTALSCKGWVQEAALRMLMNNLDPEVAEMPEALVVYGGRGKAARNWDCFDAIVRSLRQLENDETLLVQSGKPVGIFKTHSDAPRVLIANSLLVPAWANAAYFRELEDRGLIMYGQMTAGSWIYIGTQGILQGTYETFAAAAAQHFGGSLAGRLVVTGGMGGMGGAQPLAATMNGAACLVVEVDRQRIERRIQHRYCDRLADNLEAALQMLNEAKQNKKALSVGLVGNCADILPELVRRNIVPDILTDQTSAHDELNGYVPNGMPYAEALALRQRNPAEYIKHAYEAMATHVRAMLDLQRRGAVTFDYGNNLRAQAQKAGVTNAFDFPGFVPAYVRPLFCEGKGPFRWAALSGDPHDIAVTDDLVLQLFPHNQALRRWIEMARERVAFQGLPARICWLGYGERAQFGLALNALVASGKIKAPIVIGRDHLDCGSVASPNRETEAMLDGSDAIADWPILNALLNTASGASWVSVHHGGGVGIGYSLHAGQVIVADGTPEAARRLERVLTNDPGIGVARHVDAGYDIAQQVARTRDIKIPMMPS
- a CDS encoding 50S ribosomal protein L17; the encoded protein is MRHRKDTKKLGRTSSHRKAMLSNLVSSVIEHKHVRTTTVKAKEARRVVDRMITHAKKNTVAARRLVFSHLRRRDIVKSLFDDIAPKYATRNGGYTRVLKIGRRQGDGAEISILELVGYEGVQLEKQQAAAEKRAERKKRKQEEIKSEAEREAKMEKSEKEE
- a CDS encoding DNA-directed RNA polymerase subunit alpha, which gives rise to MNWPYLQMPEGVELEEASYSSTFGRFIIQPLERGFGTTIGNALRRVLLSSLPGAAITMVKIDGVLHEFSSIPGVVEDVTQIILNLKEVRFKLINKKPDKVTLELSGPKEFTAGDIQNGTTDFEILNPDHHIATLNKGANFKVELRIGRGHGYIPAEENKLPDQPIGAIPIDAIYTPIKNVSFRVENTRVQQRIDYEKLILEITTDGSITPDDSLTYAGKILRDHINLFINFDIEPEDEEPSEVDEESLKIRKLLKMPVDELELSVRSYNCLMAANIKTIGDLVRRDEQEMLKFRNFGRKSLQELTQILEEKGLQFGMDVDKYLRADNE
- the rpsD gene encoding 30S ribosomal protein S4 codes for the protein MARYIGPVCKLCRREEKKLFLKGAKCTSPKCPIEKRNFPPGQHGKNRRFKVSEYGVQLREKQKMRRIYGLLEKQFHNTYKKALRVKGVTGENLLRLLERRLDNIVYRLGFAPSRNAARQLVRHRHFMVNDRLVDIPSYLVKSGDVIKVREKSRKLEIIHASMRRMREGKALPWLDLNKANMTGTVLEIPGRADIPTEVNEALIVELYSK